A region from the Malus domestica chromosome 07, GDT2T_hap1 genome encodes:
- the LOC114825858 gene encoding uncharacterized protein: MGDRRKHSRAMQMAQYQANLDIEDAEMINAEAEYSTDKYCRLVETSVIKNLKRFYKAIQAIYGATYLRKPNREDLKRLLRKLEKRRFPSMIRSLDYMHWEMKNCLTAWAGQFKGRHNKLIIVLEAVASYDTWIWLAFFGAPRSNNDINILKSSSRACCNFKT, translated from the exons atgggTGATAGAAGAAAGCATAGCAGGGCAATGCAGATGGCACAATACCAAGCAAACCTTGACATTGAGGATGCAGAAATGATCAACGCAGAAGCTGAAT ACTCAACTGACAAGTATTGCCGACTTGTAGAGACTTCTGTTATTAAGAACCTAAAGCGCTTCTATAAGGCAATTCAAGCCATATATGGAGCCACATACCTCCGCAAGCCAAATCGTGAAGACTTGAAGAGGCTTCTACGCAAGCTAGAAAAAAGACGCTTCCCTAGCATGATAAGAAGTCTCGATTATATGCATTGGGAGATGAAGAATTGTCTTACTGCTTGGGCTGGCCAATTCAAGGGTCGTCATAACAAGCTAATCATCGTGCTCGAGGCTGTGGCGTCTTACGACACATGGATTTGGCTTGCATTCTTTGGTGCTCCTAGATCAAATAATGATATCAACATTCTTAAGTCTTCTTCCCGAGCATGTTGCAACtttaaaacttga
- the LOC103439116 gene encoding phospholipase D gamma 1-like, which yields MDNNGGSSPYPYPYQNSYPYPHHPHPNQYPPPPDQYPPAPYPYPPYNSQYPYPYPYPPSPSSPSPHSVSGPLDYQPPYPYPYPPARPISHSGPLPSIQQHSSFNYGSQYPYQQQSGAYPPPESPHHVPLRPSRFSNHQRHDSCPNGIGTGSFHENVSEPMPPHSSAYPPLDQLMSNVHLSENQSPEPTAPPSPSVPHLTHSTPSSARYDKQGELYAYPNNSFSSSWDTSYSGQIESAAHSSYSHSSSFNGSQHSGSLQIIPLQNKGSLKVLLLHGNLDIWVYEARNLPNMDMFHKTLGDMFLKLPGSASSKTDGQSSRKITSDPYVSISVSNAVVGRTYVISNSEFPVWTQHFNVPVAHYAAEVHFVVKDSDLVGSQLIGVVAIPVEQIYTGARVEGIYPILNSSGKQCKAGAVLRLSIQYIPIEQLSVYHNGVGAGPDYFGVPGTYFPLRTGGKVTLYQDAHVPDGMLPNLMLDGGMPYVHGKCWHDIFDAIRQAQRLIYIAGWSVWQNVRLVRDVGGASNCTIGDLLRSKSQEGVRVLLLVWDDPTSRSILGYKTDGIMQTHDEELRRFFKHSSVQVLLCPRTAGKRHSWVKQREVGTIYTHHQKTVIVDADAGNNRRKIMAFVGGLDLCDGRYDTPDHPIFRTLQTVHKDDYHNPTYTGSTAGCPREPWHDMHSRLDGPAAYDVLTNFEERWLKASKPHGMKKLKKSAYGDSLLRLERIPDIVGASHAASTSDNDPETWHVQIFRSIDSNSVKGFPKDPKEATSKNLVCGKNVLIDMSIHTAYVKAIRAAQHFIYIENQYFIGSSYNWSAHKDLGANNLIPMEIALKIASKIRANERFAAYIIIPMWPEGVPTGAATQRILFWQHKTMQMMYETIYKALVEVGLEGAFSPQDYLNFFCLGNREAIDGNDTSFSGSPTAANTPQALSQKSRRFMIYVHSKGMIIDDEYVIVGSANINQRSMEGTRDTEIAMGSYQPHHTWARKNASPHGRIYGYRMSLWAEHTGTIEDCFTQPQSLECVRRIRSMGEMNWKQFASDDVTEMRGHLLKYPVEVDRKGKVTSLPGSENFPDVGGNITGSFLAIQENLTI from the exons ATGGATAATAATGGTGGTTCATCACCATACCCATACCCATATCAGAATTCCTATCCATACCCTCATCACCCTCATCCTAATCAATACCCTCCACCTCCGGATCAATACCCACCTGCCCCATATCCATACCCACCATACAATTCTCAGTATCCTTACCCGTACCCGTACCCTCCATCGCCTTCCTCACCGTCCCCCCATTCAGTTTCAGGCCCTTTAGATTACCAACCTCCCTATCCATATCCTTACCCCCCGGCTCGTCCGATTTCCCATAGTGGTCCTCTGCCTAGCATTCAGCAGCACAGCAGTTTCAATTATGGTTCACAGTACCCTTACCAACAACAGTCTGGGGCTTACCCACCTCCCGAAAGCCCCCATCATGTCCCTTTGCGCCCCAGTAGGTTCTCGAATCATCAGCGGCATGATAGCTGTCCCAATGGAATTGGGACGGGTTCATTTCATGAGAATGTTTCAGAACCTATGCCTCCTCACTCTTCTGCTTATCCGCCCTTGGATCAGCTTATGAGTAATGTGCATTTGTCTGAAAATCAATCACCTGAGCCCACAGCACCCCCATCACCTTCGGTGCCACACTTGACTCATTCAACTCCGAGTAGTGCAAGGTATGATAAGCAAGGGGAGCTCTATGCGTATCCTAATAACTCATTTTCAAGTAGTTGGGATACGTCTTATTCGGGTCAGATTGAATCAGCGGCTCATTCTTCTTATTCACATTCAAGCTCATTTAATGGGTCACAGCATAGCGGTAGTTTGCAGATTATTCCATTGCAGAATAAAGGGTCCTTGAAGGTTCTGCTTCTACATGGAAATTTAGACATTTGGGTATATGAAGCCAGAAACCTTCCAAATATGGACATGTTCCACAAGACTTTGGGGGATATGTTTTTGAAGTTACCAGGGAGTGCAAGTAGCAAAACCGATGGCCAATCGAGTCGTAAGATTACTAGTGATCCATATGTTTCAATCTCAGTTTCAAATGCTGTAGTTGGGAGGACATATGTGATAAGCAATTCTGAATTTCCTGTTTGGACGCAACATTTCAATGTTCCAGTAGCACATTACGCTGCTGAAGTGCACTTTGTTGTTAAAGATAGTGATCTTGTGGGGTCCCAGCTTATTGGGGTTGTGGCAATTCCAGTAGAACAGATATATACGGGAGCAAGAGTTGAGGGAATTTATCCAATCTTGAATTCGAGTGGGAAGCAATGTAAAGCCGGAGCTGTCCTAAGACTTTCAATTCAGTACATTCCAATTGAGCAATTGAGCGTTTACCATAATGGAGTTGGGGCAGGCCCTGATTATTTTGGGGTTCCTGGCACATATTTTCCTCTTAGGACAGGTGGAAAAGTAACTCTTTATCAAGATGCCCATGTCCCAGATGGGATGCTTCCAAACTTGATGTTAGATGGTGGGATGCCATATGTGCATGGGAAGTGTTGGCATGATATTTTTGATGCAATACGTCAGGCCCAGCGTTTAATTTACATTGCTGGTTGGTCAGTTTGGCAGAATGTTAGACTAGTTCGGGATGTTGGTGGTGCATCAAATTGCACCATAGGGGATCTTCTGAGGTCCAAGTCCCAAGAAGGAGTGAGAGTGCTGTTGCTTGTTTGGGATGACCCTACTTCAAGGAGCATTTTGGGTTATAAAACA GATGGAATCATGCAAACCCATGATGAAGAACTTCGCCGCTTTTTCAAGCATTCTTCAGTGCAAGTATTACTTTGCCCTCGCACTGCTGGAAAAAGACATAGCTGGGTCAAGCAAAGG GAAGTTGGAACGATCTATACACACCATCAGAAAACTGTAATAGTGGACGCTGATGCTGGCAATAATAGGAGGAAAATCATGGCCTTTGTTGGAGGACTTGATTTATGTGATGGTCGGTATGATACGCCGGATCACCCTATATTTAGGACATTACAAACAGTGCATAAAGATGACTATCACAATCCTACATACACG GGCAGCACTGCTGGTTGTCCAAGAGAACCATGGCATGACATGCACTCTAGACTTGATGGTCCAGCGGCATATGATGTACTGACCAACTTTGAAGAGCGCTGGTTAAAGGCTTCAAAACCACATGGGatgaaaaaactaaaaaaaagtgCATATGGTGATTCTTTGCTCAGGTTGGAAAGGATTCCAGACATAGTTGGAGCGTCCCATGCTGCTTCCACTAGTGACAACGATCCTGAAACTTGGCATGTTCAG ATTTTCCGTTCAATTGACTCAAATTCTGTTAAAGGTTTCCCAAAGGATCCAAAAGAAGCAACAAGCAAG AACCTGGTGTGCGGAAAAAATGTGCTCATTGACATGAGCATACACACAGCATATGTGAAGGCAATCCGCGCTGCCCAGCATTTCATTTATATAGAGAATCAGTATTTCATTGGGTCCTCATACAATTGGAGTGCGCATAAAGACTTAG GTGCTAACAATTTGATCCCAATGGAAATTGCCCTTAAGATTGCTAGTAAAATCAGAGCAAATGAGAGATTTGCTGCATATATCATCATTCCAATGTGGCCAGAGGGTGTTCCAACGGGTGCAGCAACACAAAGAATTCTGTTTTGGCAG CACAAGACAATGCAAATGATGTACGAGACAATTTACAAGGCTTTAGTGGAAGTTGGGCTGGAGGGTGCATTCTCCCCCCAAGACTATTTAAACTTCTTCTGTCTTGGCAATCGTGAGGCCATAGATGGAAATGATACATCATTCTCTGGAAGTCCTACTGCAGCCAACACTCCTCAG GCGCTTAGTCAAAAGAGCAGGCGATTTATGATTTATGTTCATTCGAAAGGCATGATAATTGATGACGAGTATGTAATAGTGGGTTCGGCGAACATCAATCAGCGCTCTATGGAAGGGACAAGAGACACCGAAATTGCAATGGGGTCCTATCAACCTCATCATACCTGGGCAAGAAAAAATGCTAGTCCTCATGGACGG ATATATGGATACAGAATGTCACTATGGGCAGAGCACACCGGAACCATTGAGGACTGCTTCACACAACCGCAGAGTCTTGAATGCGTAAGGAGAATAAGATCAATGGGTGAGATGAACTGGAAACAATTTGCTTCCGATGATGTGACGGAGATGCGGGGTCATCTGTTGAAGTATCCAGTTGAAGTTGATCGGAAAGGCAAAGTGACATCCCTTCCTGGAAGCGAGAATTTCCCAGATGTGGGAGGAAATATAACCGGTTCGTTCCTTGCAATCCAAGAAAACCTGACAATTTGA
- the LOC103439130 gene encoding uncharacterized protein: MVIYACGDGSPELFAQLCSARGITIVKEIVKTTAAVGFGEDWYKLLLSRTCLEGPYFQSPFSNLGFVGATENGEDTEFRVDAFSAEQAFFLRCMSDILNERLQEITVPSDLAFCVFGIFKKSIGILKCATRGKSGLPTGSSMIDVLGYSLTILRDICAQKSVRGSNEDLGDAVDVLLSHGLIELLLCLLRDLEPTSVMRKAIKQGEERDGPKSSSLKPCPYKGFRRDMVAVVGNCTYKRKLVQDEIRQKDGILLLLQQCGLDDDNPYLREWAIWCVRNLFEGNEENERVVAELELQGAVDTPEIAQLGLRVEANPNTRRPKLVNIS; this comes from the exons ATGGTTATCTATGCTTGTGGTGACGGAAGCCCCGAACTGTTTGCCCAACTTTGCAGTGCTCGTGGAATAACTATCGTGAAAGAGATTGTAAAGACTACTGCTGCAG TTGGTTTTGGCGAAGATTGGTACAAATTGCTTCTTTCAAGAACCTGCTTAGAAGGACCTTACTTCCAGTCACCTTTCTCTAATTTAGGTTTTGTTGGTGCTACTGAGAATGGTGAAGACACTGAATTTAGAGTTGACGCTTTCTCAGCCGAGCAAGCATTTTTCTTGAGATGCATGTCTGATATCTTGAACGAGCGACTTCAAGAGATTACTGTGCCCAGTGATTTAGCTTTCTGTGTTTTTGGGATATTTAAGAAATCTATTGGGATTCTTAAATGTGCCACAAGAGGCAAGTCTGGACTTCCAACGGGTTCTAGTATGATAGATGTTCTAGGATATTCACTCACAATCCTGAGAGATATATGCGCTCAGAAGTCCGTAAGAGGCTCTAACGAGGACCTGGGGGATGCTGTTGATGTTTTGCTATCCCATGGCCTCATAGAATTACTTTTATGTTTGCTTCGTGATCTTGAGCCGACATCAGTAATGAGGAAAGCTATCAAGCAAGGTGAGGAACGAGATGGACCAAAGTCTTCTTCCTTAAAACCCTGCCCGTATAAAGGATTTCGGAGAGATATGGTGGCCGTCGTTGGCAATTGCACGTATAAAAGGAAGCTTGTACAAGATGAGATTAGACAAAAGGACGGGATTCTTCTGCTCTTGCAACAGTGCGGCCTTGATGACGACAATCCGTACTTAAGGGAGTGGGCCATTTGGTGTGTCAGGAACTTATTCGAAGGCAACGAAGAAAACGAAAGGGTAGTGGCTGAATTGGAGCTTCAAGGGGCTGTTGATACACCTGAAATTGCTCAACTTGGCCTTCGGGTAGAGGCAAATCCTAATACTAGAAGGCCAAAGCTTGTTAATATCTCATGA